A genomic stretch from Paraburkholderia dioscoreae includes:
- a CDS encoding porin yields MAALAVASPLAYGQTSVTLYGRLDAGLEYLNHVSNGAGGSSSRWSAEGGDWGTSMLGLKGNEDLGGGLNAIFNLETGLQVMNGTTSGGRLWSRRAFAGLKSEQWGTLQAGRNLFIDSDGVWEFDPFVQQAFSSASLVRGRNWQQTSNNVEYHSPVFWGFDVQAQYAFGNQPGAFNSGAAGEFGRSDGIMLTYHSPLFDVRGIYDELRDANGRFSNIFQASREYFVGANVRLNAVKIQGAYTHYSAPDSPVGVADTADHYWLGATYSFLPSWAVTAGGYYVKVGDGSGDAAHDPSGHAMMYVLGTTYNLSKRTFLYGTVGYVHNGSNSNFSLEASPRDAAGNTSPLVGESQTGAYVGMLHQF; encoded by the coding sequence AGTGGCAAGTCCGCTGGCATATGGTCAAACGAGCGTGACGTTATATGGCCGCCTCGACGCGGGCCTGGAATATCTGAATCACGTCAGCAATGGCGCAGGCGGCAGTTCAAGCCGTTGGAGCGCCGAGGGCGGCGATTGGGGCACCAGTATGCTGGGCCTCAAAGGCAATGAAGATCTGGGCGGCGGGCTCAATGCCATCTTCAACCTCGAAACCGGGTTGCAGGTCATGAACGGCACGACGAGCGGCGGGCGGCTGTGGTCGCGTCGCGCGTTCGCCGGTTTGAAAAGCGAGCAGTGGGGCACGTTGCAGGCCGGCCGTAATCTGTTTATCGACAGCGACGGCGTATGGGAATTCGACCCGTTCGTGCAGCAGGCGTTTTCGTCGGCCTCGCTCGTGCGCGGGCGCAACTGGCAGCAGACCAGCAACAACGTCGAGTATCACAGCCCGGTGTTCTGGGGTTTCGACGTGCAGGCACAATACGCGTTCGGCAATCAGCCAGGCGCCTTCAACAGCGGCGCGGCCGGCGAGTTCGGCCGCTCGGACGGCATCATGCTGACGTATCACTCGCCGCTCTTCGACGTGCGCGGCATCTACGACGAACTGCGCGACGCCAATGGCCGCTTCAGCAATATCTTCCAGGCGTCACGCGAATATTTCGTGGGCGCCAATGTGCGTCTGAACGCGGTCAAGATCCAGGGCGCCTATACGCACTACTCGGCGCCCGATTCGCCGGTCGGCGTGGCCGACACCGCCGATCACTACTGGCTCGGCGCTACCTACAGCTTCCTGCCGAGTTGGGCCGTGACGGCGGGCGGCTACTACGTGAAGGTAGGGGACGGCTCGGGCGATGCCGCGCACGACCCGTCCGGCCACGCGATGATGTACGTGCTCGGCACCACCTACAACCTGTCGAAGCGCACTTTCCTGTACGGCACGGTGGGCTATGTGCACAACGGCAGCAACTCGAACTTCTCGCTCGAAGCATCGCCGCGCGATGCGGCCGGCAACACGAGTCCGCTCGTCGGCGAATCGCAGACCGGCGCTTATGTCGGCATGCTGCATCAGTTCTGA